The following proteins are encoded in a genomic region of Brachypodium distachyon strain Bd21 chromosome 1, Brachypodium_distachyon_v3.0, whole genome shotgun sequence:
- the MPK3 gene encoding uncharacterized protein LOC100837420, protein MDGAPVAEFRPTMTHGGRFLLYNIFGNQFEITAKYQPPIMPIGRGAYGIVCSVMNFETREMVAIKKIANAFDNNMDAKRTLREIKLLRHLDHENIVGLRDVIPPAIPQSFNDVYIATELMDTDLHHIIRSNQELSEEHCQYFLYQLLRGLKYIHSANVIHRDLKPSNLLLNANCDLKICDFGLARPSSESDMMTEYVVTRWYRAPELLLNSTDYSAAIDVWSVGCIFMELINRAPLFPGRDHMHQMRLITEVIGTPTDDDLGFIRNEDARRYMRHLPQFPRRPFPAQFPRVQPAALDLIERMLAFNPLQRITVEEALEHPYLERLHDIADEPICTDPFSFDFEQHPLTEDQMKQLIFNEALELNPNFRY, encoded by the exons ATGGACGGCGCTCCGGTGGCCGAGTTCCGGCCGACGATGACGCACGGCGGCAGGTTCCTCCTGTACAACATATTCGGCAACCAGTTCGAGATCACGGCCAAGTACCAGCCGCCCATCATGCCCATCGGCCGTGGCGCCTACGGGATCGTCTG CTCGGTGATGAACTTTGAGACCAGGGAGATGGTGGCAATCAAGAAGATCGCAAACGCGTTCGACAACAACATGGATGCCAAGCGCACGCTCCGGGAGATCAAGCTCCTCAGGCACCTCGACCACGAGAAC ATCGTTGGCCTGAGAGACGTGATCCCGCCGGCGATCCCGCAGTCGTTCAACGACGTGTACATCGCCACGGAGCTCATGGACACGGACCTCCACCACATCATCCGCTCCAACCAGGAGCTCTCAGAAGAGCACTGCCAG TACTTTCTGTACCAgctgctgcgggggctcaagtaCATCCACTCGGCGAACGTGATCCACCGGGACCTGAAGCCCAGCAACCTGCTGCTGAACGCCAACTGCGACCTCAAGATCTGCGACTTCGGCCTCGCGCGGCCGTCGTCGGAGAGCGACATGATGACGGAGTACGTGGTGACGCGGTGGTACAGGGCGCCCGAGCTGCTGCTCAACTCCACCGACTActccgccgccatcgacgTCTGGTCCGTCGGCTGCATCTTCATGGAGCTCATCAACCGGGCGCCGCTCTTCCCGGGGAGAGACCACATGCACCAGATGCGGCTCATCACCGAGGTCATCGGGACCCCGACCGACGACGACCTGGGGTTCATCCGGAACGAGGACGCCAGGAGGTACATGAGGCACCTGCCGCAGTTCCCCCGCCGCCCCTTCCCGGCCCAGTTCCCCCGGGTGCAGCCCGCCGCGCTCGACCTCATAGAGCGGATGCTCGCCTTCAATCCCCTCCAGAGGATCACAG TGGAAGAAGCGCTGGAGCATCCGTACCTGGAGCGGCTGCACGACATCGCGGACGAGCCCATCTGCACGGACCCGTTCTCCTTCGACTTCGAGCAGCACCCTTTGACGGAAGACCAGATGAAGCAGCTGATATTCAACGAGGCCCTCGAACTGAACCCCAACTTCCGATACTAG